The following proteins are co-located in the Dyadobacter chenwenxiniae genome:
- a CDS encoding L-rhamnose mutarotase yields MKKYCLAVDLVNDPVMIAEYEQYHKKARPEIEKSILDAGITQMEIYRIGERLFMIMETEDDFSFENKAQMDAANAQVQEWEQLMWKYQKALPSAKPGEKWVLMDKIFALK; encoded by the coding sequence ATGAAAAAATACTGTCTCGCGGTGGATCTGGTGAATGATCCGGTTATGATTGCTGAGTATGAGCAATATCACAAAAAAGCCAGACCGGAAATTGAGAAGAGCATTCTGGATGCGGGAATTACGCAAATGGAAATTTACCGGATCGGTGAACGGCTTTTCATGATCATGGAGACAGAAGACGATTTTAGTTTTGAAAACAAAGCCCAGATGGATGCTGCCAACGCGCAGGTCCAGGAATGGGAGCAGTTAATGTGGAAATATCAAAAGGCCCTGCCATCCGCCAAGCCTGGCGAAAAATGGGTGTTAATGGATAAAATATTTGCCCTCAAATAA
- a CDS encoding NAD(P)/FAD-dependent oxidoreductase produces MEDHDYDYLIVGQGIAGTSLAMHLLDLGKKILIINNSGAPSSSKVAAGIFNPLTGKKLVKTWLADDLFPYAKGFYSYLEAIFGEKIVHQAPIYRPFRSITEQNTYLAQTADPTIAFYIKQSGDLADLSDYIHADFGGLEVIKSGWIDLPLLLEQSRNYFLENDWLVDEQFEFNGLSVSKEAIVWKGKTFGKLVLCQGFMALENDFFSWLPFTPVKGQILEIETDVALQDYIVNQGIFMFPVGEKVSRVGATYSWEPLDWEPTEEATAELKEKLDTLLKIPYQVKSEVAGIRPSVRDRRPLIGVHPEYDNVAIFNGLGTKGVTLAPFFANELAQHLENGKELNPLVNIQRYFSLYFR; encoded by the coding sequence ATGGAAGATCATGATTACGATTATCTGATTGTTGGTCAAGGCATTGCAGGCACTTCGCTAGCGATGCATTTATTAGACCTTGGAAAAAAAATCCTGATCATCAATAATTCAGGCGCGCCATCTTCTTCCAAAGTTGCCGCTGGTATTTTCAATCCCTTAACGGGTAAAAAACTGGTGAAAACCTGGCTTGCAGACGACCTTTTTCCCTACGCCAAAGGTTTTTATAGCTATCTGGAAGCGATTTTCGGTGAGAAGATCGTTCATCAGGCGCCCATTTACAGGCCGTTTCGCTCCATTACCGAACAAAACACTTATCTGGCCCAGACCGCAGATCCAACAATCGCTTTCTATATTAAGCAAAGCGGTGATTTGGCTGATTTATCAGACTATATTCATGCGGATTTTGGCGGTTTGGAGGTTATAAAATCAGGATGGATCGATCTGCCTTTACTATTGGAGCAGAGCCGAAATTACTTTCTCGAAAACGATTGGCTCGTTGACGAGCAGTTTGAATTCAATGGGTTATCTGTTTCAAAAGAGGCGATTGTCTGGAAAGGCAAGACGTTTGGAAAACTGGTGTTATGCCAGGGATTTATGGCTTTGGAAAACGATTTTTTCAGCTGGCTTCCCTTTACACCTGTCAAAGGCCAGATCCTTGAAATTGAGACGGATGTTGCGTTACAGGATTACATCGTGAACCAGGGGATTTTTATGTTTCCGGTGGGCGAAAAGGTCAGCCGGGTAGGGGCCACTTATTCCTGGGAGCCGCTGGATTGGGAACCTACCGAAGAGGCAACCGCTGAGCTGAAAGAAAAGCTCGATACGCTGCTGAAAATTCCTTATCAGGTTAAGTCCGAAGTGGCCGGGATCAGGCCGTCTGTCAGGGATCGCAGGCCATTGATTGGTGTGCATCCGGAATACGATAATGTTGCCATTTTCAATGGCTTAGGCACGAAAGGTGTGACGCTGGCGCCGTTTTTTGCAAACGAGCTCGCCCAACATTTGGAAAACGGGAAAGAATTGAATCCGCTAGTTAATATTCAGCGGTATTTTTCGTTATATTTCCGTTGA
- a CDS encoding lactate utilization protein B, whose translation MSKTIIEHSVASETFNKDEPYVDWHDETLWFVRQKRDKSSKLLPEWEQLREVASGIKNYVLSHMDELLIAFEQKAKENGVRIHWAADAAEHNEIVLGLLRQNNIDKMVKSKSMLTEECHMNEFLSKNGIEVIDTDLGERIVQLRNEPPSHIVLPAIHLKKKDIGDLFHEHLGTEAGATDPQYLTEAARQHLRDKFLTRRAALTGVNFAIAETGGFVVSTNEGNADMGAHLADIHIASMGFEKIIPTQKDLAVFLRLLARSATGQPITTYSSHFKRPRAGQEMHIIIVDNGRTTQLGRADFRNSLKCIRCGACMNTCPVYRRSGGHSYHNAVAGPIGSILAPNLDMTKNADLPFASTLCGSCSNVCPVKIDIHDQLYKWRQVLVKGGHVPQAKEIGIKAMSVVLSQPRFYQWSGRLGRSLMRTVPFVVNNGMNPWFKQREMPEPPKESFRDWYIRNRKE comes from the coding sequence ATGTCTAAGACAATTATTGAGCATTCCGTGGCTTCGGAGACCTTCAACAAGGATGAGCCGTATGTGGATTGGCATGATGAAACGCTCTGGTTTGTGCGTCAGAAAAGGGATAAATCCTCGAAATTATTGCCCGAATGGGAGCAATTGCGGGAAGTGGCTTCGGGCATCAAGAATTATGTGCTTTCCCATATGGACGAACTGCTCATTGCTTTCGAACAAAAAGCGAAGGAAAACGGCGTCCGCATTCACTGGGCAGCCGATGCGGCTGAGCATAACGAGATCGTTCTGGGCCTTTTGCGGCAAAACAACATTGATAAGATGGTCAAGAGCAAGTCCATGTTGACCGAGGAATGTCATATGAATGAGTTTTTGTCTAAAAATGGCATTGAAGTGATCGATACGGATTTAGGCGAGCGTATTGTGCAGTTGCGGAATGAGCCGCCAAGCCACATTGTGTTGCCGGCTATTCATTTGAAAAAGAAAGACATAGGCGACCTTTTCCACGAACATTTAGGAACAGAAGCAGGCGCAACCGACCCGCAATATTTGACGGAGGCTGCGAGGCAACATTTGCGTGATAAATTTCTGACCAGAAGGGCAGCATTAACAGGCGTGAATTTCGCCATTGCGGAAACCGGCGGTTTTGTGGTTTCCACCAACGAAGGGAATGCGGATATGGGTGCACATTTGGCGGACATTCATATTGCCAGCATGGGTTTTGAAAAAATAATTCCGACACAAAAAGATCTGGCGGTATTTCTCAGATTATTGGCAAGAAGCGCAACCGGGCAACCAATCACCACTTACAGCAGCCATTTTAAACGGCCGCGTGCGGGTCAGGAAATGCACATTATCATTGTGGATAATGGTCGGACGACCCAGCTAGGACGGGCTGATTTCAGAAATTCGCTAAAATGCATTCGTTGCGGCGCGTGCATGAACACTTGCCCGGTTTATAGAAGAAGCGGTGGGCACAGTTACCACAATGCGGTCGCCGGGCCCATCGGATCGATTCTGGCTCCCAATTTGGATATGACCAAAAATGCAGATTTGCCGTTCGCAAGCACATTATGCGGCAGTTGTTCCAATGTTTGCCCAGTAAAAATTGACATTCATGACCAGCTTTATAAGTGGCGCCAGGTTTTGGTCAAAGGCGGTCATGTGCCGCAAGCGAAGGAAATCGGGATAAAAGCAATGTCCGTGGTTTTGTCTCAGCCGAGATTTTATCAATGGTCGGGTAGGCTGGGAAGATCGTTAATGCGGACAGTTCCTTTTGTAGTCAATAATGGAATGAATCCCTGGTTCAAACAGCGCGAAATGCCTGAGCCGCCCAAAGAAAGCTTCCGCGACTGGTATATCCGTAATCGAAAAGAATAG
- a CDS encoding endonuclease/exonuclease/phosphatase family protein: protein MSKLIYLLLIASLSCTLFSSRPRKPVEIKVMSFNIRHGLNRADESNLRDILKIIHEHKPDLIALQAVDSLVGDGKVQFQLRQIAVQTGMHYLYGEADRSENGSQGVGILSSWEFEKSQIINLPKTDGADPKVLLCGLIKPARGLTFRFCNARLEYASVMDRALQAAYINQMLVNSVQPVLLGMDMGARPNEQPYFSFRKNWQDAAQGSQLETWNEGLPGDRLDYIFALLNNKVRIRNYKVIRNYPQVSDHYPILATIEFW from the coding sequence TTGAGTAAATTAATTTATCTATTACTAATTGCCAGTTTGTCTTGCACATTGTTTTCTTCCCGGCCCCGCAAGCCAGTGGAAATCAAGGTGATGAGCTTTAACATCCGCCATGGGCTGAACCGGGCCGACGAGTCAAACCTGCGGGATATTCTGAAAATCATTCATGAGCACAAACCGGATCTGATCGCATTGCAAGCGGTTGATAGTCTGGTGGGTGACGGAAAAGTGCAGTTCCAGCTCCGGCAAATTGCCGTTCAAACCGGGATGCATTATTTATATGGAGAAGCCGACAGATCCGAAAACGGATCGCAGGGCGTGGGGATCTTATCAAGCTGGGAATTTGAAAAGAGCCAGATCATTAACCTGCCAAAAACGGACGGTGCCGACCCAAAAGTGCTCTTATGTGGGCTGATAAAGCCAGCCAGAGGGCTCACTTTCCGGTTTTGTAATGCGCGTCTGGAATACGCGTCGGTGATGGACAGGGCTTTGCAGGCCGCCTACATCAACCAGATGCTCGTAAACAGCGTTCAGCCGGTATTATTGGGCATGGATATGGGCGCACGACCGAACGAGCAGCCCTACTTTTCATTCCGGAAAAACTGGCAGGATGCAGCCCAGGGCTCACAATTGGAAACCTGGAACGAAGGATTGCCCGGCGACCGGCTCGACTATATTTTTGCTTTGCTGAATAATAAAGTGCGGATCAGGAATTATAAGGTAATCAGGAATTACCCGCAGGTTTCGGACCATTACCCAATACTTGCCACCATTGAATTTTGGTAA
- a CDS encoding (Fe-S)-binding protein — protein MNHSDLKIGLFIPCYVDQFYPQVGIATLELLEKLGCTVTFPLNQTCCGQPMANSGFEHLTKDCDRLFYNQFADCDYVVSPSGSCVLHIKDHLKVENKADESKVLRKKVYELVEFIVDVLKVEFIEAEFPHRVGLHQGCHGQRGLHLSQMSELNAAPFSKPVSLLKNVKGLELVDLDRADECCGFGGTFCVSEEAVSVKMGKDRVSDHIRHHAEYITGSDMSCLLHLEGILKRSKSNVQVKHIAEILNSAIKQIPVPA, from the coding sequence ATGAATCACTCGGATTTGAAAATCGGATTGTTTATTCCCTGTTATGTGGACCAATTTTATCCGCAGGTGGGCATCGCAACCCTCGAACTGCTTGAAAAACTGGGTTGTACAGTAACATTTCCTCTTAACCAGACTTGCTGCGGCCAGCCTATGGCTAATTCGGGGTTTGAGCATTTAACAAAGGATTGCGATCGTCTTTTCTATAACCAATTTGCTGATTGTGATTATGTTGTGTCGCCTTCGGGAAGTTGTGTGCTGCACATTAAGGATCATTTGAAGGTGGAAAACAAGGCTGATGAGTCCAAGGTTTTGCGTAAGAAAGTTTATGAGTTGGTAGAGTTCATCGTCGATGTTTTAAAAGTGGAGTTCATTGAAGCTGAATTTCCGCATCGCGTCGGATTACATCAAGGCTGCCATGGCCAGCGGGGGCTGCATTTATCGCAAATGTCGGAACTGAATGCGGCGCCGTTCTCAAAGCCGGTTTCGCTTTTGAAAAATGTGAAAGGGTTAGAGTTGGTGGATCTGGATAGGGCGGATGAATGTTGCGGGTTTGGCGGGACTTTTTGTGTAAGTGAAGAAGCGGTTTCTGTAAAAATGGGCAAAGACCGCGTTTCGGACCATATTCGTCATCATGCCGAATACATTACAGGCTCTGATATGAGCTGCCTTTTACATCTGGAAGGGATCTTGAAGAGAAGCAAAAGCAATGTTCAGGTGAAACACATTGCCGAAATTTTGAACAGTGCAATAAAACAAATACCGGTCCCCGCATAG
- a CDS encoding LutC/YkgG family protein: MTSRDRILQQIKLNKPAETLLPQTTRFDSLYENTEDKFIETLTAIYTEVIVVKDLAELVRKAGELYASVVNRATTIPALADWADFSLNDPDPHALELIEIAILQAEFGVAENGAVWISDTHLPHRALPFITQNLAFVIPRNAIVNNMHDAYERLHDTTGWGCFISGPSKTADIEQSLVIGAHGARSLVIFLLEDA, translated from the coding sequence ATGACGTCCCGGGATAGAATATTACAGCAGATCAAATTGAATAAACCAGCCGAAACGCTGCTTCCTCAAACCACGCGTTTTGACAGTTTATATGAAAATACAGAAGATAAATTCATTGAAACGCTAACTGCGATCTACACCGAAGTGATCGTAGTGAAGGATCTGGCGGAACTGGTGCGGAAAGCAGGTGAACTTTATGCGTCGGTAGTGAATCGCGCAACCACGATTCCCGCGCTGGCCGATTGGGCGGATTTTAGTCTCAATGATCCCGATCCGCACGCATTGGAACTGATCGAGATTGCGATATTGCAGGCAGAATTTGGTGTTGCAGAAAACGGAGCAGTATGGATTTCGGACACACATTTGCCGCACCGGGCGCTGCCTTTTATAACCCAGAACCTGGCTTTTGTAATTCCCAGAAACGCAATTGTCAACAATATGCATGATGCATATGAGCGCTTGCACGATACAACAGGCTGGGGCTGTTTTATTTCAGGTCCTTCCAAAACTGCTGATATCGAACAATCGCTTGTTATCGGCGCCCATGGCGCGAGAAGTTTGGTGATCTTTCTCCTGGAAGACGCATGA
- the cmk gene encoding (d)CMP kinase, which translates to MPKIIVAIDGYSSCGKSTTAKLVAKQLNYPYIDTGAMYRAVTLYFIQNHIGLTNPKETEAALNNIHISFRRHAELGRNDTYLNGLNVEDEIRKMYVSEKVSDVSAIAEVRHALVAQQQRMGKTKGIVMDGRDIGTVVFPQAELKIFMTADPLIRAQRRQLELLEKGELIGLAEIAENLKMRDYIDTTRAESPLRQAADAIYIDNSLMTLDEQVEMVVRLADEQIGLSLRRKAGKA; encoded by the coding sequence ATGCCCAAAATAATTGTTGCGATTGATGGCTATTCCAGCTGTGGCAAAAGCACAACTGCGAAACTGGTTGCAAAGCAGCTGAATTACCCCTATATTGATACTGGTGCAATGTATCGTGCTGTTACATTGTATTTTATACAAAATCACATTGGCCTCACCAACCCCAAAGAAACAGAGGCAGCACTCAATAATATCCATATTTCATTCCGCAGGCACGCCGAACTTGGGCGGAATGACACTTACCTGAACGGGCTGAATGTGGAGGATGAGATCCGCAAAATGTACGTTTCCGAAAAAGTGAGTGACGTGAGTGCGATTGCGGAGGTCAGGCATGCATTGGTGGCGCAGCAACAACGTATGGGCAAAACAAAAGGCATCGTCATGGACGGCCGTGATATCGGGACCGTCGTTTTTCCTCAGGCGGAACTGAAAATATTCATGACTGCTGACCCATTAATCCGCGCGCAAAGAAGGCAGCTCGAATTACTTGAAAAAGGCGAGTTGATAGGGCTTGCCGAAATTGCCGAAAATCTCAAAATGCGCGATTATATTGACACAACACGTGCGGAAAGTCCGCTACGACAAGCAGCAGATGCTATATACATTGATAATTCGCTGATGACGCTCGACGAGCAAGTTGAAATGGTTGTCCGGCTGGCCGACGAGCAGATCGGGTTATCATTGCGCAGGAAAGCCGGTAAAGCCTGA
- a CDS encoding fumarylacetoacetate hydrolase family protein, giving the protein MKLFRFGAFEQEKPGVELPDGKKLDVSAFGEDYNEKFFATDGLNRLSEWLVTNVESCQEVAEGFRYGSCVARPSKIVCIGMNYAKHAYESGATELPKEPIVFFKSTSALCGPYDQVIIPRNSEKTDWEVELAVIIGKKASYVEEADALSYVAGYAVHNDYSERAFQMERGGQWVKGKSNDTFAPLGPYLVTADEVGNANDLELWLTLNGKKIQDSSTSDMIFQVPFLISYLSQFMTLLPGDMITTGTPAGVGLGMKPQVYLKAGDVVELGIEKLGSQKQEAIAWKPL; this is encoded by the coding sequence ATGAAACTTTTTCGATTTGGTGCTTTTGAGCAGGAAAAACCGGGTGTAGAGCTTCCCGATGGTAAAAAACTGGATGTGTCTGCATTTGGTGAAGATTACAACGAGAAATTTTTTGCAACCGATGGCCTTAACCGCCTTTCGGAGTGGCTTGTTACCAATGTGGAAAGCTGCCAGGAAGTTGCGGAAGGCTTCCGTTACGGCTCATGCGTAGCGCGTCCTTCTAAAATTGTGTGCATAGGAATGAATTATGCCAAACATGCATACGAGTCGGGAGCGACGGAACTGCCCAAAGAGCCCATCGTATTTTTTAAATCTACTTCTGCACTTTGCGGACCTTACGACCAGGTGATCATCCCAAGAAATTCGGAGAAAACAGACTGGGAAGTGGAGCTGGCCGTAATCATTGGTAAAAAAGCCAGTTATGTCGAAGAAGCAGATGCGCTAAGCTATGTTGCGGGTTATGCCGTACATAACGATTATTCTGAACGCGCGTTCCAGATGGAACGAGGCGGACAATGGGTGAAAGGAAAGAGCAATGATACTTTCGCGCCGTTAGGTCCATATTTGGTAACTGCGGACGAAGTTGGCAATGCGAACGACCTTGAACTTTGGCTGACACTAAATGGCAAGAAAATCCAGGATAGCAGCACATCTGACATGATTTTTCAGGTTCCTTTTCTGATCAGTTACCTGAGCCAGTTCATGACATTGCTGCCGGGAGATATGATCACGACCGGAACGCCTGCGGGTGTTGGCCTGGGTATGAAGCCTCAGGTTTATCTCAAAGCGGGAGATGTTGTTGAGCTAGGCATAGAAAAATTAGGATCACAGAAGCAGGAAGCAATCGCTTGGAAACCACTGTAA
- a CDS encoding UxaA family hydrolase, with translation MASQLLKIHPSDNVIVALRDLPVNADVAWAGSHYSLPYGVSAKHKFVTEDIETGGAIIMYGVLVGRASQPIRKGEPITTFNLKHDSQDYSTANRQPYSYVQPDVSKWQGRTFKGYHREDGRVGTYNYWLVVPLVFCENRNVLIMKDAFERELGYAQTDIYREHVRDFLHLYQSGDLRTIKSMEAFTEREPVRRKPERPFKNVDGIKFLTHEGGCGGTRTDANTLCALFAAYAVHPNVAGITVLSLGCQNSELKTLEDEIKKRDPNFNKPFFAFEHQKGTEYSLMSGAIKETFMGVTKINEFERSDAPLSKLSVGLKCGGSDGFSGISANPVLGHLSDIVVGLGGQTLLAEFPELNGVEQELINRCVTEEKAAKFEKLMRDYAGKAEAVGSAFAFNPSPGNIKDGLITDAIKSAGAARKGGNAYISDVLNYTERATESGLQLVCTPGNDVEATTGQTAAGANIILFTTGLGTPTGNPICPVAKVATNTILANRMPDVIDFDCGPVVDGTQSLEQNAEALLEYVIRVASGEQTKAQQLGQDDFIPWKRGVSL, from the coding sequence ATGGCGTCACAGCTTTTAAAAATACATCCTTCTGATAATGTGATCGTTGCATTGCGCGATTTGCCGGTGAATGCAGACGTGGCGTGGGCAGGCAGCCATTATTCGCTGCCTTATGGCGTTTCGGCCAAGCATAAGTTTGTAACAGAGGATATTGAAACAGGTGGCGCTATCATTATGTATGGCGTGCTGGTGGGCCGGGCTTCGCAGCCGATTAGGAAAGGCGAACCCATCACCACATTTAATCTCAAACACGATTCACAGGATTACAGCACGGCCAACCGCCAGCCTTATTCTTATGTCCAGCCGGATGTCAGCAAATGGCAAGGCAGGACATTTAAAGGATATCACCGCGAGGATGGCCGCGTAGGAACATATAATTACTGGCTTGTGGTGCCGCTGGTTTTTTGTGAAAACCGCAATGTGCTGATTATGAAGGATGCGTTCGAGCGTGAGCTTGGTTATGCGCAGACGGACATTTACAGAGAGCACGTCCGCGATTTCCTGCATTTATATCAAAGCGGCGATTTGCGCACGATTAAAAGCATGGAAGCATTCACCGAACGCGAGCCTGTAAGAAGGAAGCCGGAACGTCCGTTCAAAAATGTGGACGGCATTAAATTCCTTACACACGAGGGCGGCTGCGGCGGCACAAGAACGGATGCCAACACGCTTTGCGCGCTTTTTGCAGCTTATGCCGTGCATCCTAATGTGGCCGGAATCACGGTTTTGAGCCTCGGTTGTCAGAATTCGGAGCTGAAAACATTGGAAGATGAAATCAAGAAGCGCGATCCTAATTTCAATAAACCATTCTTCGCATTCGAGCATCAGAAAGGCACAGAATATTCCTTAATGTCTGGCGCTATTAAGGAGACTTTCATGGGCGTGACCAAAATCAATGAGTTCGAAAGAAGCGACGCGCCATTGTCCAAACTTTCTGTCGGACTAAAATGCGGCGGTTCGGATGGATTTTCGGGCATATCGGCTAATCCTGTGCTCGGACATTTATCAGATATCGTTGTAGGATTGGGCGGACAAACATTATTAGCTGAGTTTCCGGAATTGAACGGCGTTGAACAAGAGCTTATTAACCGTTGTGTTACAGAAGAAAAAGCAGCGAAATTTGAAAAACTAATGCGGGATTACGCGGGTAAGGCCGAGGCTGTTGGTTCAGCTTTCGCCTTCAACCCGTCGCCAGGAAATATTAAAGACGGACTGATCACAGACGCGATCAAATCTGCCGGAGCAGCGCGGAAAGGCGGTAATGCATACATTTCGGACGTGCTTAATTACACGGAAAGAGCCACAGAATCCGGCCTGCAACTGGTGTGCACGCCAGGAAATGATGTGGAAGCAACGACGGGCCAAACTGCTGCCGGCGCTAACATTATCCTTTTCACAACCGGCCTGGGAACGCCAACTGGAAACCCAATCTGCCCGGTTGCAAAAGTGGCAACAAACACAATATTAGCCAACCGCATGCCCGATGTAATCGATTTCGATTGCGGCCCGGTCGTGGATGGAACGCAAAGTCTGGAACAAAATGCGGAAGCATTGCTGGAATATGTAATCCGCGTTGCGAGTGGTGAGCAAACCAAGGCGCAGCAGCTGGGTCAGGATGATTTCATCCCCTGGAAGAGAGGAGTTTCATTATAA
- a CDS encoding SDR family NAD(P)-dependent oxidoreductase has product MFDLSGKTALVTGGASGIGLAISQTFAKQGAFVHILELNFDLANQVVSQIIADGGQAEAHAIDISKQADVVNVINAIATNHTINILVNNAGIAHIGKADNTSEIDFDRVINVNVKGVYNCLMATIPHLKTNGGGVILNMASIAATVGIPDRFAYSTAKGAVYSMTLSVARDYLGDGIRCNSISPARVHTPFVDGFISKTYPGQEAEMFEKLSKTQPIGRMAKPEEIGALALYLCSDEAGFITGCDYLIDGGFEKLNN; this is encoded by the coding sequence ATGTTTGATTTAAGCGGAAAGACAGCATTGGTAACCGGAGGGGCGAGCGGGATTGGCCTTGCGATCTCTCAAACTTTTGCAAAACAGGGCGCATTTGTGCATATTCTCGAACTCAATTTTGACCTAGCTAATCAAGTTGTAAGCCAGATTATTGCGGATGGCGGACAGGCTGAAGCGCATGCCATTGATATCTCAAAGCAAGCAGATGTGGTGAATGTGATCAATGCCATTGCAACCAATCATACCATTAATATCCTGGTGAATAACGCCGGCATTGCGCACATTGGAAAAGCGGATAACACATCTGAAATTGATTTTGATAGGGTTATCAATGTCAATGTAAAAGGCGTTTACAATTGCCTGATGGCGACCATTCCGCATTTGAAAACCAATGGCGGCGGCGTGATTTTGAACATGGCATCTATCGCTGCGACCGTTGGAATTCCGGACCGTTTTGCATATTCCACGGCCAAAGGCGCGGTTTATTCCATGACATTGTCTGTTGCGCGGGATTATCTGGGCGATGGCATTCGTTGCAACAGCATTTCGCCAGCACGTGTGCACACGCCGTTTGTGGATGGTTTTATCTCAAAAACATATCCGGGACAAGAAGCGGAAATGTTTGAAAAGCTTTCCAAAACCCAGCCCATCGGCAGAATGGCAAAACCGGAAGAAATCGGCGCACTGGCATTGTATCTGTGCTCCGACGAAGCAGGATTTATCACAGGCTGTGATTATCTGATCGACGGAGGATTTGAGAAATTGAATAATTAG
- a CDS encoding amidohydrolase family protein — MVIDSHQHFWIFDEERDSWITPEMHVIRKNFLPEDLKPVLKENRVDGCVAVQASQSRSETDFLLQLAEANDFINGVVGWVDLQADDLYEQLEKYAQFEKLKGFRHVVQGEAEGFMLQPAFIRGVGQLVAFDFTYDILIRQDQLKEAFNFAVKLPNVHFVLDHIAKPLIKNGEMQPWAADIRNLAELSNVSCKVSGMVTEADWRNWEKADFRPYLDVVFEAFGTDRLLYGSDWPVCLVAAEYEGAKGILTDYLSMFSDTELQKVMGKNAVDFYSLDI; from the coding sequence ATGGTAATAGATTCGCATCAGCATTTCTGGATTTTTGACGAGGAACGTGATTCGTGGATCACGCCGGAAATGCACGTTATCAGAAAAAACTTCCTGCCCGAAGACCTGAAACCGGTTTTAAAAGAAAATCGCGTGGATGGTTGTGTAGCCGTTCAGGCGTCGCAATCCAGGTCGGAAACGGATTTTCTGTTGCAGCTGGCCGAGGCCAATGATTTTATAAATGGCGTTGTCGGCTGGGTGGATTTGCAAGCGGATGATTTATATGAGCAGCTCGAAAAATATGCCCAATTCGAAAAATTGAAAGGTTTCCGGCATGTTGTGCAAGGCGAGGCGGAGGGGTTTATGTTGCAGCCAGCATTTATAAGAGGCGTTGGTCAACTGGTCGCATTTGATTTCACTTATGACATTTTGATCCGGCAGGATCAGCTGAAAGAAGCGTTCAATTTTGCCGTGAAACTGCCTAATGTACATTTTGTCCTCGATCACATTGCAAAACCGTTGATTAAAAACGGCGAAATGCAACCTTGGGCAGCGGATATCCGCAACCTCGCAGAGCTTTCCAACGTAAGCTGCAAAGTATCCGGAATGGTAACCGAAGCGGATTGGCGAAACTGGGAAAAAGCAGATTTCAGACCTTATCTGGACGTTGTTTTCGAAGCATTTGGGACCGATAGGCTTTTATATGGCTCCGATTGGCCGGTTTGTCTGGTCGCTGCTGAGTACGAAGGTGCTAAGGGGATTTTAACGGATTACCTGAGCATGTTTTCGGATACGGAATTGCAGAAAGTGATGGGTAAAAATGCGGTGGATTTTTACAGTCTTGATATATAA